The DNA sequence ACGGAGCAACCGCCACTCAGACGCGCCGCTGGATCGTAGATACGACTGAGGAACTGCTCGGAGGCCGGGGCAGCGGTGTCCAGGTCACCGCGGACGGCACGCTGAAGCCGGTCGCCGGGTGGGAGGCCGGGCCGGAACTCGAGGAGGCGGTGGTCATGGCAGCGACCCGCACCGGTGATGGATCACTGATCATCGGAACCGGATTCCCGGCACGTCTCTACCGTGTGCGAGGCGATCAGGCGGAGTTGCTGGCGGACATCGATGCCGAGCAGGTCACCTCCGTGCTTGCTGAAGATTCTGGCGCAGTGTTGGTGGCGACGGTCGCCCCCGGAGTGCTCTACAGGTGGTCGGGCGGTTCGATCAACGAGATCGGTCGGCTGGGAGAAGGCGGCATCTGGGATCTCGCAAAATTCGACGGCGATGTGGTGGCTGCCGGAGGACCGCCGGCCTCGATCTTCAAGGTGACGGATCGCGGACTGGTTCGCTGGGTCGAGCTGCCGGATATCCATGCGCGCTGCCTCGATCCGCACGGCGACCGTCTCCTGGTAGGTACCTCGGGCAAGGGACTGATATTGGCTGTCAGCCGATCCGGGCAGTTGGGTGTGCTCGCCGACAGCCCGTTCACGGAGATCGCGGACCTGGTGGTCGGTGGAGACACCGTGTGGGCGGCCGCGCTGGTCGGGGAGCCGGTGGCGGCCCCGCAAAAGCCGAAAAAGGAGAACGGAGAGGACAAAGATGACGACGCCGAGCCGGAGGTTTCGGTAACGGCGGACCTCAAGCTTCCGGAGGTCAACGGCGAGACGGCGACCTCGGAGGTGCTGAAGCTGACGCCCGACGGAGGGTTGCTCAGTGTCCACCGGTTTGTTCGCGAAGTGGCGACGACTCTGGCCTGGGATGGCGAGGGTCTCCTGGTCGGTACCGGGTTCGAGGGTGAGGTTTGGCGCTTCGTCGATGGAGGTGGCGCCAGGATCGCGACCGTCGACGCCGTGCAGATCGTCGGTGTGGTCGACGGGGGCGAAGCTCTCCTGACGCAGGGTCCGGGCGGGGTGCTCTGGCGGCGTGACAACGGTACCCGCGCCGGGCATTTTCGCTCCAAGGCAAGGCAGTTCAAGCACCCGGTCCGGTTCGGTGAGTATCGGGTGGAGCCGGCGTCCGAAGATCTGCGAATTCGATTCCGATCAGGCGTGTCGGCGAAGCCGGACGGCACCTGGCTGCCGTGGACCGACTGGATGTCCGCCTCAGGAGGGTCCGTGTCGCTGCCGCCGGCGAGGTCGCTGCAATGGGAGGTGGAGTTCCCGGCTGGTGCGGCGAAAACATCTCTGGTCGACAGGGTCGAGGTGGCTGTTGTCGAGTCGAACCTCCCTCCGCAGGTGAAGACCTTGAAAGTCGAGGAACCCGGAGTTGTGTATCTCGCTGCTCCACCTCCGTCGGGACCGGTGATCGAGGCGGTCCATCCGGATATCAACGGCATCTTCACCGTGATCGACGATTCCGCGCCGAAGTCGAACAACTCGACGAAGGGGAAGAAGTTCTACCGGGCCGGATACCGGACCGTAAGCTGGGAGGTCGCGGACCCGAACAACGACCCGTTGGCCTTCAAGCTCGAAATCGAAGATCGGGAGGGTTTCAGCTTCATCGTTCGCGAGCAGATCAAGGGCACGCAACTGGGGATCGACACCAGCGCGCTTCCGGATGGGATCTACCGTTTCAGGCTGACCGCCTCGGATGCGCCTCGGAACCCCGAAGGACCGCTCGAGGTCAGCCGCGTGAGCCGGTGGTTCCCGATCGACAACTCCGAGCCGGAGGTGAGCCTTCGTCGCTCCGGTGACTCGTGGGTTGTCAGCGTGCGCGACGGCCTGAGCCCGGTTGCGCGTGCCGAATGGTCGCGTGACGGCGGAAGGTGGACGGCACTTGCACCCACCGACGGTTTGCTCGACGGGCGTGAAGAAACCTTCGAGTTCCCCGCGGCTTCCGGCCGCCACATGGTAGTGGTCCGCGTCGTGGACCGGCAGCACAATCGGGCCACCGCCGGCGCCACCGAAGAATAGGTTTGAGTTAAGAGTGTTGAGTTTTGAGTTCCGCTCCACCCTCCCAATTCTGTGGGGGGGGAGGGAGAAAACTCAGAACTCAGAACTCAGAACTCAAAACTCGTGTGGTCGTGTCGGGTGCTACAATCTGCGCGTGACCCAGCCCTATCCGACCGTCGCCGTCTTCCCCGGCTCGTTCGATCCGTTCCACGTCGGGCACGTGTCGATCGTCGAACGGGCGATGCAGATTTTCCCTCGCATCATCGTCGGTGTCCTGCAGAACACCGGCAAGGATTCGGTGTTCGGTCCGGAGGAACGGGCGGACATGATTCGCGAATATTACCGGGACACTCCGGCGGTGGAGGTGCACTCGTTCTCCGGGTTGCTGGTCAACTTCATGCAGGAGATGGACGCGACCATCATCGTCCGCGGCATGCGGGCGGTTTCGGACTTCGAGTACGAGTTTCAGATGGCGCTGATGAATCGAAGGCTCTGGCCGCCGGTCGAAACAGTCTTCTTGACGCCGAAAGAGGAGGTGCTCTACCTCTCGTCCAGACTGGTGCGCGAGGTGGTTACGCTCGGTGGGGACGTGACCGGCCTGGTGCCGGAGAATGTGAAGGTCCGTCTCGAGGATCGGTTCGGAACGCCGGGCTGAAACCTCTATGCGCCTGGCGGTTTTCGGATCAGGCCATCCCTATCGCGGCGGTGTGGCCCGCACGACGACGGATCTGGTGGCGATTCTTGCAGCTCGAGGCCACGAGTTGTTGTTCCTCACTCCCAGCCGTCAGTATCCCGGCTGGCTCTTCCCCGGCGCGAGCGACCGCGATCCCGACGCCTGCCCGAAGCTTGACTGTGCCGAGCCTCTGCTCGACCCGATGCAGCCATTCTCCTGGCGGAGTGCCAGGCGGCGGGCGATGGAGTTCGGAGCGGACGCCTGGATCATTCCCTACTGGACCTGGGCGTGGGCCGGTCTGTGGCGGTGGCTGCTGCGACCGGGCCGGCCGCCGGTGATCGGGATTGCCCACAACCCGGCCGATCATGGGGCGGGTGTTCTCAGACGACTGGCCGCACGGTCAGTCCTGTGTCGGTGCGACGCAATCTTCACGCATGCCAGCGCGCTCGAGGCCGAGGTTGTGGCGATGTGTCCGGCGGCGCAGACGGCTTCCCATCCGTTACCTCCCCCTGAAATCGGTACGCTCCCGTCTCGAGAAGAGGCCCGAAAGGCGCTTGCCATACCGGCCGATCGGAGAGTGGCGCTCTTTCTCGGCTTGATCCGGTCTTACAAGGGGGCCGACCTCTTGATCGAGGCCGTCGCCCGGCAGCCGGAGGGAAGTGACTGGTTGCTGGTGGTGGCGGGCGAGCCGTGGGAAAACCTGGGACCGGAGCTGCGGAGCCGGGTCAGTGGGCTCGGCATCGAGGAGCGTGTGCAGCTGCGGCTCGGTTGGGTGCCGGAGTCCGAGGTGCCGACACTCTTGGCGGCGGCCGACCTCGTGGTTCTGCCCTACCTCTCGGGATCGCAGTCGGCAGTCGCACCGCTCGCACTCGCGTCGGGCCTCCCGGTGCTGAGCACGAGGGTCGGCGGGCTCGCCGAGGTGGTTCGGGACGGAGTCAACGGCGTGCTTGTCGAACCGGGATCGGTCGACGAGCTCGCGCGTGCCTTCGAACGGTTGGATCGCGAGACTCTGGGTTCTCTTGCCAAGGGTGCCCGGCGAAGCAGGGAACGGTTGACGTGGCGCGGGTATGCGGCCGAGCTGGAGGGGCTGCTCGACGAGGTGGTCGG is a window from the Acidobacteriota bacterium genome containing:
- the coaD gene encoding pantetheine-phosphate adenylyltransferase is translated as MTQPYPTVAVFPGSFDPFHVGHVSIVERAMQIFPRIIVGVLQNTGKDSVFGPEERADMIREYYRDTPAVEVHSFSGLLVNFMQEMDATIIVRGMRAVSDFEYEFQMALMNRRLWPPVETVFLTPKEEVLYLSSRLVREVVTLGGDVTGLVPENVKVRLEDRFGTPG
- a CDS encoding glycosyltransferase family 4 protein, producing the protein MRLAVFGSGHPYRGGVARTTTDLVAILAARGHELLFLTPSRQYPGWLFPGASDRDPDACPKLDCAEPLLDPMQPFSWRSARRRAMEFGADAWIIPYWTWAWAGLWRWLLRPGRPPVIGIAHNPADHGAGVLRRLAARSVLCRCDAIFTHASALEAEVVAMCPAAQTASHPLPPPEIGTLPSREEARKALAIPADRRVALFLGLIRSYKGADLLIEAVARQPEGSDWLLVVAGEPWENLGPELRSRVSGLGIEERVQLRLGWVPESEVPTLLAAADLVVLPYLSGSQSAVAPLALASGLPVLSTRVGGLAEVVRDGVNGVLVEPGSVDELARAFERLDRETLGSLAKGARRSRERLTWRGYAAELEGLLDEVVGTKSEF